Genomic DNA from Candidatus Methylomirabilota bacterium:
GCCATCTGCCAGCCGAGCTCCTGCCAGTAGAGCTCGCACCCGGCGTACATGTCCTTGCCCGCCGCGGCGATCGCGCCGGACAGCGGCGAGATGAACCCGATCTTGATCGGCCCCTGCGCCGCCGCCTCGCCCGCGACGAAGACCGACGCCACCGCCATCATCAGCACCAGCCGTCCCACCGTCCGCATGCGCACCCTCCTCGACCGCCGTGATCTCGCCGCAGATCCTAACAGCGAACGGCGATGCGCGTCGTCCTTGACACGACGGCGCGCGCCGACTAGCCTCGGCTCGCCCGAGGAGGCCACCGCCCATGGAACTCGATCGCCCGCTGCCGAATCCGATGACGCCCGAGGCCAAGCCCTTCTGGGACGGCCTGCGCGAGCAGAAGCTCATGCTGCCCAAGTGCGGGGCGTGCGGCCACGTGTTCTTCTATCCGCGCGTCCTCTGTCCGCGCTGCCACGCGCGCGACATCGGCTGGATCCAGGCGAGCGGCAGGGGCAAGCTCCACGCCTTCGAGATCGCGCACCAGGCGTTCAGCAAGGCGTGGAAGGTCAAGCCGCCGTGGGTGCTGGCGATGGTCGAGCTGGCCGAGGGGCCGCGATTGATGTCCAACCTCGTCAACGTCGAGCCCGACCCGAAGAAGATCAAGTGCGACATGCCGGTGCAGGTCGTGTTCTCGAAGCTGACCGACGAGATCACGCTGCCGCTCTTCGAGCCGGCGCGGTGAGCCCCGTGGCGGACCTGAAGGCGCTCTCCGGCTCGGTGTGCGTCGTCGGCGTCGACGAGAGCGACGAGATCGGCAACCTGCCCGGCAAGAGCCAGCTCACGCTCCACCTCGAGGCGGTCGCCAACGCCGTCCGCGACGCGGGGCTCCGGATCTCGGACGTGGACGGCATCTTCACGGCGGGCCAGCACTCCCCCGCCCTCCTCGGCGAGGCGCTCGGCATCACCCCGCGCTACGTGGACGGCACGAGCGTCGGCGGCTGCTCCTTCATCATCGAGGTCGGCCACGCGGTCGCCGCGCTCCACCACGGCCTCTGCGACGTGGCCGTCGTCTCGCACGGCGAGTCCGGGCGCTCCGGGGTCGGCGTCTCCCCGCGGCGCGACACGAGCCTCACCGGCCAGTACGAGGCGCCCTTCGGCTTCGGCGGCGCGCCCACCTTCTTCGGCATGATCACCACGCGCCACATGCACGTGTACGGCACCACGCTCGAGCAGTGGGCGCAGGTCGCGGTGTCCACGCGCAAGTGGGCGGCGCTCAACCCGAAGGCGCTCCGCCGGGAGCCCATCACCGTCCAAGACGTGCTCGACTCACGGCCCGTCGT
This window encodes:
- a CDS encoding Zn-ribbon domain-containing OB-fold protein; amino-acid sequence: MELDRPLPNPMTPEAKPFWDGLREQKLMLPKCGACGHVFFYPRVLCPRCHARDIGWIQASGRGKLHAFEIAHQAFSKAWKVKPPWVLAMVELAEGPRLMSNLVNVEPDPKKIKCDMPVQVVFSKLTDEITLPLFEPAR
- a CDS encoding thiolase gives rise to the protein MSPVADLKALSGSVCVVGVDESDEIGNLPGKSQLTLHLEAVANAVRDAGLRISDVDGIFTAGQHSPALLGEALGITPRYVDGTSVGGCSFIIEVGHAVAALHHGLCDVAVVSHGESGRSGVGVSPRRDTSLTGQYEAPFGFGGAPTFFGMITTRHMHVYGTTLEQWAQVAVSTRKWAALNPKALRREPITVQDVLDSRPVVYPFNVLNICLVTDAGGAVVLTRADRARDCAKKPVYVRGLGEGTEHVMVTQMKDLTFSEATRLAGEKAFRMAGVGARDFDHIMLYDAFTSGPPIMLESLGVARRGEGVHFFADGRSTPGGKLPINTNGGGLSYTHSGMYGIFPIIEATRQLRGECGPRQVPGVRLSLVNGMGGMLSAAGTLVLSSERGS